One window of the Takifugu rubripes chromosome 13, fTakRub1.2, whole genome shotgun sequence genome contains the following:
- the LOC101062772 gene encoding alpha-protein kinase 3-like isoform X4 — MIASSCENFKKVLEYNHEVPSKAPQVIRKIRSETFADASGHLKLWCQFFNVLTDSTIRWSRDEEDIAQVKRSAGDETQVNLAVVQASHRDSGVYRCTITNEYGTDSTDCLLSAEILTGMSICEDLGVGEEIEMTPMIFSKGVADSGVWGNKFFGRVVMQESHIGDGCLHKVWRAKVIYGLEPVFESGHTCIVKVRNYISYSGKGENCLTDKNLEMITQECKIQNLAREYCKIFSAEARVIDNFGPSLEVLPVYLMYRPANAVPYVTVEADLPGDYQRFSVLDQAGRLDMRTGSDVEQKCCALQHWIFQWTNGNMLLTRLEGIDMKITNVGISVKSTGHQGLSVEGSPKVFEHFVSQHRCNYFCGLLSLRSLKVVDSLLMTGKSKASKSPLLQRKMAADSSPQMGRKASGSPRLSRKTEQDGRKNTYLSSPLPPADAPTVVKTE, encoded by the exons atgattgccagCAGCTGTGAAAACTTTAAGAAAGTGTTGGAATACAACCACGAAGTCCCTTCAAAAG CTCCTCAGGTGATTCGTAAAATTAGGTCTGAAACATTTGCAGACGCCTCAGGACATTTGAAACTGTGGTGTCAGTTCTTCAATGTTTTGACTGACTCTACAATAAGATGGTCCAGGGATGAAGAGGACATCGCTCAGGTTAAACGAAG TGCAGGAGATGAAACTCAGGTTAACCTGGCTGTTGTTCAGGCATCACACAGAGACTCGGGGGTTTACAGATGCACAATCACAAACGAATATGGAACAGACTCCACAGACTGTTTACTCAGTGCTGAAA TCCTGACTGGAATGTCCATATGTGAGGATCTTGGTG TTGGAGAAGAAATTGAAATGACACCCATGATCTTCAGCAAGGGCGTGGCTGATTCTGGCGTTTGGGGTAACAAATTCTTCGGCCGTGTGGTGATGCAAGAATCTCACATTGGCGATGGCTGCTTGCACAAGGTCTGGAGGGCTAAAGTCATCTATGGTCTGGAGCCTGTGTTTGAGTCTGGACACACTTGTATCGTCAAAGTGCGGAACTACATTTCCTACAGTGGCAAAGGGGAAAACTGTCTCACAGATAAGAATCTAGAAATGATCACACAG GAATGTAAAATTCAGAACTTGGCCCGTGAATACTGCAAAATCTTCTCTGCAGAAGCAAGAGTCATTGACAACTTTGGCCCCTCGCTTGA GGTGCTTCCTGTCTACTTGATGTACCGACCAGCTAATGCGGTGCCTTATGTCACAGTGGAGGCTGATCTACCGGGAGACTATCAGAGATTCTCTGTTCTAGATCAGGCAGGCAGACTAGATATGAGGACTGGCTCAGATGTGGAGCAGAAGTGTTGTGCCCTGCAGCACTGGATCTTTCAGTGGACCAACGGCAATATGCTTCTCACTCGACTAGAAG GTATTGACATGAAGATCACCAATGTTGGAATCTCAGTTAAATCAACAGG GCATCAAGGTCTGTCTGTTGAAGGGAGTCCCAAAGTGTTTGAGCACTTTGTCTCGCAGCACCGCTGTAACTACTTCTGTGGACTGCTCAGCCTAAGGTCCCTCAAGGTCGTGGACTCTCTACTGATGACAGGAAAGTCAAAAGCCTCCAAGAGCCCATTGCTTCAGCGCAAAATGGCAGCTGATTCCAGTCCTCAGATGGGCCGGAAGGCCTCTGGCAGTCCCAGACTGTCCAGGAAGACTGAACAAGATGGCAGGAAAAACACCTATTTatcatcccccctcccccccgctgaTGCTCCCACTGTTGTCAAAACTGAATAA
- the LOC101062772 gene encoding alpha-protein kinase 3-like isoform X5: protein MKRTSLRLNEVQEMKLRLTWLLFRHHTETRGFTDAQSQTNMEQTPQTVYSVLKDLGVGEEIEMTPMIFSKGVADSGVWGNKFFGRVVMQESHIGDGCLHKVWRAKVIYGLEPVFESGHTCIVKVRNYISYSGKGENCLTDKNLEMITQECKIQNLAREYCKIFSAEARVIDNFGPSLEVLPVYLMYRPANAVPYVTVEADLPGDYQRFSVLDQAGRLDMRTGSDVEQKCCALQHWIFQWTNGNMLLTRLEGIDMKITNVGISVKSTGHQGLSVEGSPKVFEHFVSQHRCNYFCGLLSLRSLKVVDSLLMTGKSKASKSPLLQRKMAADSSPQMGRKASGSPRLSRKTEQDGRKNTYLSSPLPPADAPTVVKTE from the exons ATGAAGAGGACATCGCTCAGGTTAAACGAAG TGCAGGAGATGAAACTCAGGTTAACCTGGCTGTTGTTCAGGCATCACACAGAGACTCGGGGGTTTACAGATGCACAATCACAAACGAATATGGAACAGACTCCACAGACTGTTTACTCAGTGCTGAAA GATCTTGGTG TTGGAGAAGAAATTGAAATGACACCCATGATCTTCAGCAAGGGCGTGGCTGATTCTGGCGTTTGGGGTAACAAATTCTTCGGCCGTGTGGTGATGCAAGAATCTCACATTGGCGATGGCTGCTTGCACAAGGTCTGGAGGGCTAAAGTCATCTATGGTCTGGAGCCTGTGTTTGAGTCTGGACACACTTGTATCGTCAAAGTGCGGAACTACATTTCCTACAGTGGCAAAGGGGAAAACTGTCTCACAGATAAGAATCTAGAAATGATCACACAG GAATGTAAAATTCAGAACTTGGCCCGTGAATACTGCAAAATCTTCTCTGCAGAAGCAAGAGTCATTGACAACTTTGGCCCCTCGCTTGA GGTGCTTCCTGTCTACTTGATGTACCGACCAGCTAATGCGGTGCCTTATGTCACAGTGGAGGCTGATCTACCGGGAGACTATCAGAGATTCTCTGTTCTAGATCAGGCAGGCAGACTAGATATGAGGACTGGCTCAGATGTGGAGCAGAAGTGTTGTGCCCTGCAGCACTGGATCTTTCAGTGGACCAACGGCAATATGCTTCTCACTCGACTAGAAG GTATTGACATGAAGATCACCAATGTTGGAATCTCAGTTAAATCAACAGG GCATCAAGGTCTGTCTGTTGAAGGGAGTCCCAAAGTGTTTGAGCACTTTGTCTCGCAGCACCGCTGTAACTACTTCTGTGGACTGCTCAGCCTAAGGTCCCTCAAGGTCGTGGACTCTCTACTGATGACAGGAAAGTCAAAAGCCTCCAAGAGCCCATTGCTTCAGCGCAAAATGGCAGCTGATTCCAGTCCTCAGATGGGCCGGAAGGCCTCTGGCAGTCCCAGACTGTCCAGGAAGACTGAACAAGATGGCAGGAAAAACACCTATTTatcatcccccctcccccccgctgaTGCTCCCACTGTTGTCAAAACTGAATAA
- the sec11a gene encoding signal peptidase complex catalytic subunit SEC11A — MLSLDFLDDVRRMNKRQLYYQVLNFGMIVSSALMIWKGLMVVTGSESPIVVVLSGSMEPAFHRGDLLFLTNRVEDPIRVGEIVVFRIEGREIPIVHRVLKIHEKENGDIKFLTKGDNNAVDDRGLYKQGQHWLEKKDVVGRARGFVPYIGIVTILMNDYPKLKYAVLFMLGLFVLVHRE; from the exons ATGTTATCTTTAGACTTTCTTGACGATGTTCGTCGCATGAATAAGCGGCAG CTCTATTACCAGGTGCTGAATTTTGGCATGATTGTCTCCTCCGCGCTAATGATCTGGAAGGGACTTATGGTTGTGACTGGAAGTGAAAGTCCAATTGTTGTTGTTCTCAG CGGCAGTATGGAGCCAGCTTTCCACAGAGGAGATCTGCTCTTTTTAACCAATCGGGTAGAGGATCCCATCAGAGTCGGAGAGATCGTTGTCTTCAGAATAGAAGGCAGGGAGATCCCAATAGTACACCGTGTACTAAAGATCCACGAAAA GGAAAATGGGGATATTAAGTTCTTGACCAAAGGAGACAATAATGCAGTGGATGACAGAGGACTGTACAAACAGGGTCAACACTGGCTGGAGAAGAAAGATGTTGTGGGACGAGCGAGGGG GTTTGTTCCCTACATCGGAATTGTCACCATTCTCATGAACGATTACCCCAAACTCAAG TATGCCGTTCTCTTCATGCTCGGTCTCTTTGTGTTGGTCCATCGGGAGTGA